The window CAGAGAACGCTGAGGGGGGGCTAACTCTATCTATCTTTTCTCTGCGTCCTCTGCGCCTCTGTGGTTAAAAAATATTTGTTAACGTTTTTCTTATTCCGTAACCTGCTACTCTTTTTCAGATAAGATTTGTGATTCCTTCTGCCTTGAGTAGAGTTGCTACTGATGCTACATCTTGGGTGGTAGCATCAGGTACGTCATCTAAGGTATATTTCATTTGTAAAGCTTGCCACTTTTGCCGTCCTAAGGAATGATATGGTAGTAATTCAACGGTAACAGGAGCTGGTAAGGAGTGAATTAGGTTGGCTAATGCTACTATATCTTCCGTTGTTGTTGTGATGCCAGGGAGAACGACATAGCGCAAGGTTACTGGAATATGCTCTGTGAGATATCTTAAATTGCTAAGAATTTGCTCGTTATCAAGTCCGGCTAGCCAACGATGTTTTTCTGGATTTACAGCTTTAATACTAAATAGTGCTGCATTGGTATAGGGCAAAATATCGGTAATGTTTTGCTTATCATAATATCCTGCAGTATCAATGGTGGTATCAATAGCATGTTTTTGACAGGCTGCAAAAAGTTCAGCTACAAATTGGGATTGCAACAAAGGCTCGCCGCCGCTTACCGTAATGCCTCCCTTGGAGCCGTCATAAAAGTGACGATAGTGTAGTAAATCAGATAGTACTTTCTCTGTACTAATTACTTTACAACCTTTTTGCCAGGTATCGGGATTATGACAGAAACGGCAGCGTAATTGGCAGCCTGATAAAAATAAAACATAGCGGATACCTCGTCCATCTACTGTTCCGAAATGTTCTATGGAATGGTAATAGCCTTGCATAAGAAATACCCCCCTCGTTATTATGAAAACCACAAAGACACAATGCCGCTATTGCAGCACACAAAGGGAATTGATGGAACCCGTTTAGAGTATCCTTTTTTCCAATCTTTGTGCCCTCTGTGTCTTTGTGGTTCAAAATAGTGTTCTATGTTTTTTGCTTTTCTTACATCATTGTTACACTTTTACTATAAGGATTGGTAAAATGTCCGTTCAATAACTTCAGCTTGCTGAGCGGGAGTTAATTTGATGAAATTAACAGCATAGCCAGATACGCGGATCGTTAATTGTGGATATTTCTCTGGGTGTTTTCTAGCATCCTCTAATACGCTGCGGTCAAGAGCATTTACATTAATATGATGCCCTTTCTTGGCAGAATAACCATCCAATATACTTGCTAAATTTTGAATTTTAATAGGGTCAGCTTTTCCTAATGTAGCGGGTAAAATAGAAAAGGTGTAAGAAATACCGTCACGGCAGTCATCATAAGAAAGTTTGCAAACGGACTGCATAGCGGCCAATGCGCCCTTTTTGTCCCGACCATGCATTGGGTTAGCTCCAGGAGCAAAAGCTTGTCCTGCCTTACGCCCATCAGGCGTTGCACCTGTCTTTTTGCCATACATTACATTAGAAGTAATGGTAAGTATAGATAAGGTATGTTCCGCATCGCGATAGGTAGGATGCTCTTTTAATTTTCTGCTGAATTCATGGCTTAATTCGGTTGCCAAAGTATCTACAGTGTCATCGTCATTGCCGAAGCATGGGAAATCTCCCTCGATGGCAAAGTCTTTGGCAATGCCAGCTTCGTTGCGTAATGCTTTAACACGAGCGTGACGGATAGCGCTTAGCGAATCTGTGGCTACAGATAATCCAGCAACACCAAAGGCCATAATACGTTTTACATCTGTATCATGTAGAGCAAGCTGGGCTCTTTCGTAGGCATATTTATCATGACTAAAGTGGATTAGATTCATAGTATTGACATACAAACCAGTGAGCCAAGTAAGTACTTGTGATAAGTTATTACGTACTACTTCATAGTCCAGGTACTCTCCTGTGGGGATTGGCATAATAGGAGCTAATTGTTCGCCAGTATTTTCATCACGACCACCGTTAATGGCTAACAGTAAGGCTTTGGCCAAATTGGCTCTGGCTCCAAAAAACTGCATTTGTTCTCCAATTCTCATCGCAGATACGCAGCAGGCAATGGCATAGTCGTCGCCGTAGACAGGTTGCATAATATCATCATTTTCATATTGAATAGCACTGGTATCTAGGGATACTTTTGCGCAGAAGTTTTTAAAATCTGTGGGTAGATTAACTGACCACAAGATCGTTAGATTAGGTTCAGGAGCAGGTCCTAAATTATATAAGGTGTGGAGAATACGGTAAGACGTACGAGTTACCAAAGTGCGTCCATCCAGTCCCATACCACCAATTGATTCCGTTACCCATAAAGGATCGCCAGCAAACAATTCATTATAATCAGGTGTGCGTAAATGACGAGCTAATCGTAGTTTAATTACCATTTGATCAATTAATTCTTGCGCTTCCATCTCGGTAAGAATGCCATTTTCTAAATCTCTAGCTAAATATATATCAAGGAAAGTAGAAACCCGACCTAAAGACATAGCGGCGCCGTTTTGTTCTTTAATAGAAGCAAGATAACCAAAATATAACCATTGAACGGCTTCTTTTGCAGTTTCAGCTGGGCGACTAATATCAAAACCATAAGATGCTGCCATGGCAATCATATCTTTTAGGGACGCAATCTGAGCAGCCACTTCTTCTCGCAGGCGTAATGTATCTTCAGTCATTGGTTTGTTCGCAAGATCTTCTAAATCAGCTTTTTTGGTTGCCATTAAGTGATTGATTCCATAAAGAGAAATACGGCGGTAGTCACCAATAATCCGACCGCGACCATAGCCATCAGGTAATCCTGTAATAATTCCTAGTTTACGAGCTTTTTTCATTTCATCAGTATACATATTAAAAACGGCAGTATTATGGGTCGTTACATGGTTGCGGTAGATGTTACTAATTTCTGGATTAAGCTTATAACCATAGGCTTCGCAAGCCTGCTCAGCCATGCGAACACCACCATTAGCAATTACGCTGCGTTTTAAGGGAGCATCCGTTTGTAAACCATAGATTACTTCTAAACTTTCTTCAATATAGCCTGGCTTATGAGATGTAATAGTAGAAACGATAGTAGGATCCACATCCAAGACACCGTTTTTTTCACGTTCCTCTGCTAATAAGGCACTGCATTTATCCCATAATTTTTTAGTGCGAGGTGTTACGGTAGCTAAGAAATCACTATTACCCTCATAAGGTAAGTAATTATTTTGAATAAAATCTCGTACGTTAATTGATGTTTGCCATTTTCCTGGTTTAAATTGTTGCCATGCCTTGTTCATATTATTTCCTCCTATAACTAGTGATAATTATTATCATTTAACTATATTATAACTATATTATATGGTTTTGAATATGATATAAATCATATAATATTTAAAATTGCTATATTATGATTGTAATTATTGTAGCAAGAAAAGTCAATAAATAGTATTAATAAATAATTAATATCGATATTGTTCGTTTTGTTCACAAAAAAAGACCGCCTGAACATAACAAACTAAGTTATGCCCAGGCGGTCGGCTTATATCTAGATACAGTCCCTTGTGGTTATTCCACGATCCGCCAGTTCTGCATCTGTTTTATTATATTATTTTAAGGTTTGACTTTTCTTATGTAACAAATTCTATAGCTTTCTTTTTCACTTGTCAATAAGAATTTATTGGTAGGATTGAAGATAGTTAGGGGATCTTAAATTTCACATAAAAGGTGGTTCCAAGAGGACTAGTGTCAAAAATGATTTCTGCTTGGTGTCTCGCAGCAATATTATAGCAGATAGCTAAACCTAAACCTAGCTGACCTTCTTTCGTTGTGAAGAAAGGGGTAGCTAGCTTGTCCAAATCTTCAGGGGAAATTCCTATTCCTTGATCTTTAATAGCAAGAACGATCCTGTTCTGTTCCACATATGTACGAATGACTAATTCAGTCCGAGGGAACATGGCTTCAAGACCATTTCGGGCGATGTTGAGAATAAGCTGACTTATTTCTTTATCATCCATTTCAAAATCTGGAATGGATTCAAGTTGGGTAGAGATTTTTTTATTTGAAATAATTGCATCTGCCTGTAATAGGGGGAGTAAAGAGACAATAAGGGTATTTAAGTTGTGTGATTCTAAACTTAATGACTTATTTTTGGCCAAGGATATAAATTTACTAATAATCCGATTTGCATCGTCAATTTCAGTAACCATAAGTTCCACTAATTCTTTATAATTTTGAAAAGCGATTTTTTTAGAGAACATTTGTAAAAAACCACGTACCGTAGTCATTGGATTACGAATTTCATGACCGATACTGGCAGCCATCTCTCCGACTAAATGTAAACGATCGAATCGCGTCAAATGTTGCTGCATTTGTTTAAGTTCACTAATATCACGGATTATCAGGACGAAATCATTTTCGTTGCTCGCTGTAATTCTACCTTCACAATAATAAGTAATTGAATTTAATGTAGTTTGAAATTCAAAAAATTGCATAGTAT is drawn from Pelosinus sp. IPA-1 and contains these coding sequences:
- the pflA gene encoding pyruvate formate-lyase-activating protein; this encodes MQGYYHSIEHFGTVDGRGIRYVLFLSGCQLRCRFCHNPDTWQKGCKVISTEKVLSDLLHYRHFYDGSKGGITVSGGEPLLQSQFVAELFAACQKHAIDTTIDTAGYYDKQNITDILPYTNAALFSIKAVNPEKHRWLAGLDNEQILSNLRYLTEHIPVTLRYVVLPGITTTTEDIVALANLIHSLPAPVTVELLPYHSLGRQKWQALQMKYTLDDVPDATTQDVASVATLLKAEGITNLI
- a CDS encoding ATP-binding protein, with translation MNNSPRKFSIEEPSPPSQRAHDFKSLAENSPDAIIRFDKNLYFIYANPAIKIPTGILAENLIGTKLSDLGLSAHYYQLWKTEINKVFKAKKSLSFQSDFKTLHNRTMYYHALLVPEFGADGSVEYVLCTLRNITDLKKAEQSLKKNQDRTQILLNSIPDTLFVLDRNGFILDYQESKNTFPFFPPINLQNRNIKDVLPLIASKIMHYFDQAVTTNTMQFFEFQTTLNSITYYCEGRITASNENDFVLIIRDISELKQMQQHLTRFDRLHLVGEMAASIGHEIRNPMTTVRGFLQMFSKKIAFQNYKELVELMVTEIDDANRIISKFISLAKNKSLSLESHNLNTLIVSLLPLLQADAIISNKKISTQLESIPDFEMDDKEISQLILNIARNGLEAMFPRTELVIRTYVEQNRIVLAIKDQGIGISPEDLDKLATPFFTTKEGQLGLGLAICYNIAARHQAEIIFDTSPLGTTFYVKFKIP
- the pflB gene encoding formate C-acetyltransferase; this encodes MNKAWQQFKPGKWQTSINVRDFIQNNYLPYEGNSDFLATVTPRTKKLWDKCSALLAEEREKNGVLDVDPTIVSTITSHKPGYIEESLEVIYGLQTDAPLKRSVIANGGVRMAEQACEAYGYKLNPEISNIYRNHVTTHNTAVFNMYTDEMKKARKLGIITGLPDGYGRGRIIGDYRRISLYGINHLMATKKADLEDLANKPMTEDTLRLREEVAAQIASLKDMIAMAASYGFDISRPAETAKEAVQWLYFGYLASIKEQNGAAMSLGRVSTFLDIYLARDLENGILTEMEAQELIDQMVIKLRLARHLRTPDYNELFAGDPLWVTESIGGMGLDGRTLVTRTSYRILHTLYNLGPAPEPNLTILWSVNLPTDFKNFCAKVSLDTSAIQYENDDIMQPVYGDDYAIACCVSAMRIGEQMQFFGARANLAKALLLAINGGRDENTGEQLAPIMPIPTGEYLDYEVVRNNLSQVLTWLTGLYVNTMNLIHFSHDKYAYERAQLALHDTDVKRIMAFGVAGLSVATDSLSAIRHARVKALRNEAGIAKDFAIEGDFPCFGNDDDTVDTLATELSHEFSRKLKEHPTYRDAEHTLSILTITSNVMYGKKTGATPDGRKAGQAFAPGANPMHGRDKKGALAAMQSVCKLSYDDCRDGISYTFSILPATLGKADPIKIQNLASILDGYSAKKGHHINVNALDRSVLEDARKHPEKYPQLTIRVSGYAVNFIKLTPAQQAEVIERTFYQSL